A single window of Brevundimonas naejangsanensis DNA harbors:
- the dprA gene encoding DNA-processing protein DprA, giving the protein MTPLSEAERFARLRLARTDRVGPVAFSQLLQRYGSAEHALDALPDLIRNRGRTGYAIPAPDAVEAELEAGARIGAQLILWGEADYPEALAAVDPPPPLLWTLGDPALMRRPCMAIVGARIASAGGQQIARGLAQQLGESGHVVVSGLARGVDAAAHLGALDTGTVAVLGGGVDDVYPSDNADLYRKIAERGCIVSESPVGARAQARDFPRRNRIISGLSRGVVVVEAEIRSGSLITARLAGEQGRDVFAVPGSPLDPRSRGPNELLRQGAILCEGMEDIERAFASLRTLRESPADSPFDAGRPDQIEDDVLERVEALLSPSPVSRDELARAARLSIAETAAALLELDLAGRATLLPGGMASV; this is encoded by the coding sequence GTGACGCCCCTGTCGGAGGCAGAGCGTTTCGCCCGCCTCCGGCTCGCCCGGACCGACCGCGTCGGCCCCGTGGCCTTTTCCCAGTTGCTCCAGCGGTACGGTTCGGCCGAGCACGCTCTAGACGCCCTGCCCGATCTGATCCGCAATCGGGGACGCACTGGTTACGCCATACCTGCGCCCGACGCCGTCGAGGCCGAGCTTGAGGCGGGCGCCCGCATCGGCGCGCAACTGATCCTGTGGGGCGAGGCCGACTATCCCGAAGCCCTCGCCGCCGTCGATCCGCCGCCGCCTTTGCTGTGGACCCTTGGCGACCCGGCGCTGATGCGGCGGCCCTGCATGGCCATCGTCGGCGCGCGCATCGCCTCGGCCGGCGGCCAGCAGATCGCGCGCGGACTGGCGCAACAACTGGGTGAAAGCGGTCACGTCGTCGTCTCGGGCCTCGCGCGCGGGGTCGATGCGGCGGCGCACCTTGGCGCTCTGGACACCGGCACGGTCGCCGTTCTGGGCGGCGGCGTGGACGACGTCTATCCGTCCGACAACGCCGACCTGTATCGCAAGATCGCCGAGCGCGGCTGCATCGTCTCGGAAAGCCCTGTCGGCGCGCGGGCGCAGGCGCGCGACTTCCCGCGCCGCAACCGCATCATCTCGGGCCTGTCGCGTGGCGTGGTCGTGGTCGAGGCGGAAATCCGCTCAGGCTCGCTGATCACCGCCCGGCTGGCGGGCGAACAGGGCCGCGACGTCTTCGCCGTGCCCGGCTCGCCGCTGGACCCCCGCTCCCGAGGGCCGAACGAACTACTGCGCCAGGGCGCTATCCTGTGTGAAGGGATGGAGGACATCGAGCGGGCATTCGCCTCTCTGCGAACCCTGCGAGAGTCGCCCGCTGATTCGCCGTTCGACGCCGGCCGACCTGACCAGATCGAAGACGACGTGCTGGAACGGGTAGAAGCCCTGCTGTCCCCATCGCCGGTCAGCCGCGACGAACTGGCCCGAGCGGCGAGATTGTCAATCGCGGAAACAGCCGCCGCCCTGCTGGAGCTTGATCTCGCAGGGCGGGCGACCTTGCTGCCCGGCGGCATGGCCTCGGTCTAG
- the plsY gene encoding glycerol-3-phosphate 1-O-acyltransferase PlsY, with translation MQDLAGPALLTLGLVAIGGYLLGSIPFGVILTRAAGAGDVRNIGSGNIGATNVLRTGRKDLAIATLILDAGKGAVALLIARHLLGTDVAGAMAGGAAFLGHLFPVWLGFKGGKGVATFFGLILAACWPLGLLAAATWLIMAFALRYSSLSALAAAALTPLYALLPLPALGLPAPAPILVLAVFTAVLIFIRHHENIGRLLKGAEPKIGAKKA, from the coding sequence TTGCAGGATCTGGCGGGGCCGGCGCTCCTTACGCTCGGGCTTGTGGCTATTGGCGGATACCTGCTGGGCTCCATTCCCTTCGGCGTCATCCTGACCCGCGCGGCGGGTGCGGGCGACGTGCGCAACATCGGTTCGGGCAACATCGGCGCGACCAACGTCCTGCGCACCGGGCGCAAGGATCTGGCTATCGCCACCCTGATCCTGGATGCGGGCAAGGGCGCGGTCGCCCTGCTGATCGCGCGGCATCTGCTGGGAACGGACGTCGCCGGCGCCATGGCCGGGGGCGCGGCCTTTCTGGGCCACCTTTTCCCGGTCTGGCTGGGGTTCAAGGGCGGCAAGGGGGTGGCGACCTTCTTCGGCCTGATCCTGGCCGCGTGCTGGCCGCTGGGCCTGCTGGCGGCGGCGACCTGGCTGATCATGGCGTTCGCCCTGCGCTACTCCTCGCTGTCGGCCCTGGCGGCGGCGGCGCTCACGCCGCTCTACGCCCTGCTGCCCCTGCCCGCGCTGGGCCTGCCTGCGCCTGCGCCCATCCTGGTCCTGGCGGTCTTCACCGCCGTGCTGATCTTCATCCGCCACCATGAGAACATCGGCCGCCTGCTCAAAGGCGCCGAGCCCAAGATCGGGGCGAAGAAGGCGTGA